One part of the Chloroflexota bacterium genome encodes these proteins:
- a CDS encoding FAD-dependent oxidoreductase has translation MSKVNTVAIIGAGVAGLTAGGLLSRNGLKVKLFEANGKLGGSCANTNVGGYTFHDGAMYLAFSGVLDHVFEQLGLDRPALLPLRKITANQQTTLPDGTVVTIGDGRDVTVSGRSGGARTAQLQKELDWMLKKWEPVFHLFADDIMLHPLSLSRLMARGWRQLPKLRGTVASEISRLFSDEAVRAAMSGALLYAGTPPQKAPVQAILGLVAMLTEGFYLPEGGMGRIPEALSHALKNNGGEIFLNSKVSNILVKNGRVHGVEVEGQGLVEADAVVSTVSGMLTFGSLLNHADVPDRMRRKVQTAPLSHKALVIQFGLANPVDVRSHSNAILPMLDEQYKVFLPNEMDVPWPIYSVPTVTMPELAPSGGSIIEMFPPIKQNMPAEDWDDQRKERVAELAMQALSRMHDINVVVRRVLSPKDFQDTLHLYKGAIYGLSPNAALSAQFPHDSSIRGLVQAGQTTYPGFGVSSAAMSGVLAAETLMRAARL, from the coding sequence GTGAGCAAGGTTAATACGGTGGCCATCATCGGCGCAGGCGTAGCAGGACTGACGGCAGGCGGCTTGCTCTCTCGCAACGGCTTGAAGGTGAAGCTTTTTGAAGCCAATGGCAAACTGGGCGGGAGCTGTGCCAACACCAACGTCGGCGGGTACACCTTTCATGACGGCGCGATGTATTTGGCATTTTCCGGGGTATTGGATCATGTGTTTGAGCAGCTCGGTCTTGACCGCCCGGCGCTCCTGCCGTTGAGAAAGATAACCGCCAACCAGCAGACGACTTTGCCGGATGGCACCGTGGTGACGATCGGCGACGGACGTGACGTGACGGTCAGTGGAAGGTCCGGAGGAGCGAGGACGGCCCAACTACAAAAAGAGCTTGACTGGATGCTCAAGAAATGGGAGCCGGTGTTCCATCTCTTTGCGGATGATATCATGCTTCACCCGCTCTCATTGTCGCGGCTCATGGCCAGGGGCTGGCGTCAGCTGCCCAAGTTGCGCGGGACCGTTGCGTCGGAGATCAGTCGCCTCTTCAGCGATGAAGCCGTCCGTGCCGCCATGTCCGGTGCATTGCTCTATGCCGGGACGCCGCCACAAAAAGCCCCGGTCCAGGCGATCCTGGGGTTGGTGGCCATGCTCACCGAGGGGTTCTATCTGCCCGAGGGCGGCATGGGTAGAATTCCCGAGGCACTGAGCCATGCGCTAAAGAACAATGGCGGTGAAATATTCCTGAATTCAAAGGTCAGCAATATCCTCGTAAAGAACGGCCGCGTTCATGGGGTGGAAGTTGAGGGACAGGGTTTGGTCGAGGCTGATGCCGTCGTTTCGACCGTCAGCGGTATGCTGACCTTCGGCTCGCTTCTGAATCACGCGGATGTACCGGATCGTATGAGACGCAAGGTACAGACGGCTCCGTTGTCGCACAAGGCGCTGGTCATCCAGTTTGGGCTGGCCAACCCGGTAGACGTGCGCAGCCACTCCAACGCCATACTGCCCATGCTGGATGAACAATACAAAGTGTTCCTGCCAAACGAGATGGATGTGCCATGGCCCATCTACTCGGTGCCCACGGTTACGATGCCAGAGCTGGCGCCGAGCGGCGGGAGCATCATCGAAATGTTTCCTCCCATAAAACAGAACATGCCTGCGGAAGATTGGGATGACCAGCGGAAAGAGCGCGTGGCTGAATTGGCGATGCAGGCGCTTTCTCGCATGCACGATATCAACGTTGTCGTAAGACGCGTGCTTAGCCCAAAGGATTTTCAGGATACGCTGCACCTGTACAAGGGGGCGATCTACGGATTGTCACCGAACGCCGCCCTCAGCGCACAGTTCCCGCACGACTCTTCAATCCGCGGATTGGTTCAGGCCGGGCAGACCACATATCCCGGCTTTGGCGTTAGTTCGGCGGCCATGTCGGGTGTGCTTGCTGCAGAAACACTGATGAGGGCGGCGAGGTTGTAG
- a CDS encoding nitroreductase family deazaflavin-dependent oxidoreductase: protein MQKLPVTKHEGAAKDYETITRRWLYRGQRPNWIARVLNRAWAAVVSTGVAAANDVTLEVIGRKSGRTVSFPLVMATVDGQRYLVSMLGDNAQWVRNLRSSGGKAVLRHGEREEVQLAEVPVEQRAPILKAYLQVAPGARPHIPVNKDAPLAEFEKIAPAFPVFRLASSQTA, encoded by the coding sequence ATGCAAAAGTTGCCTGTCACGAAACATGAAGGGGCCGCAAAAGATTATGAGACTATCACTCGTCGATGGTTGTACCGCGGGCAGCGGCCCAACTGGATTGCGAGAGTACTGAATCGGGCGTGGGCGGCCGTCGTCTCGACGGGCGTCGCCGCTGCCAATGATGTGACGCTAGAAGTGATTGGACGGAAGTCGGGCCGGACCGTCTCGTTTCCGTTGGTCATGGCGACCGTCGATGGACAGCGTTACCTGGTGTCGATGCTCGGGGATAATGCCCAGTGGGTCCGTAACCTGCGGTCCTCCGGCGGGAAAGCCGTACTCCGGCACGGCGAACGCGAAGAGGTTCAACTCGCCGAGGTTCCCGTTGAGCAGCGCGCGCCGATCTTGAAAGCCTATCTTCAAGTGGCGCCGGGAGCGCGACCGCACATACCCGTAAACAAGGACGCGCCGCTCGCGGAATTCGAAAAGATCGCACCGGCGTTCCCGGTCTTCCGCCTGGCGTCCAGCCAGACGGCATAG